The sequence below is a genomic window from Paenibacillus silvisoli.
TTCGAACGGAGATCAAGCAGCGCCTCATTGATCCGGTCGTAATGCCCGTCAGCGAACGGGCAATGCTCCTTCGAGCAGCGGACCTCCTCCTGGAAGCAGATTTTCTCCTTCGCCGTCATCGTAACGGTCTGGATATGCAGCCCCCTCGACTGGAGCAGCGCGAAAGCTTCCTCCGCCGCCGTCCGCGTAATCGTCTTGGCCGTCGAATAGACGAACCGCTGCAGCCTTCCTTCGCCGATCGCTTTGACGGACGGGAAGATCGTCGAGATCGTTTTGCCGATGCCGGTCGGCGCCTTGGCGAACAGCTTATGCCCGCCCGCAATCGTCTGGTACACCGCCCCCGCCAGCTTCCGCTGCCCCTCCCGGTAGGCCGGGAACGGAAACGCCAGCTCCTTGATGCTCCGGTCCCGCAGCTCCTCATGCCGGACCTGCTGCGTGGCGCAGGCGTAGTAGCGGTTAACCATCTCGTGCACGAACGCCGTCAGCTCCGCAAGCGTCACCGTCTGCCGAAAGCGCCGCTCTTCTTCGCTCTCCACCTGCACATAGGTGAGCTGCACCGCCAGCTCCTCCAGCTCGCGGTCCTTGGCGATCATATACGCGTAGCACTTCGCCTGCGCCCAGTGGACCGGATACGTGTCCTCGATCCCCTCCGGCAGCCGCCCGCGAGTGGATTTGATTTCGTCCACTACAAGTAGCCCGCCCTCTTCGCCTTCGGCAAGCAGCCCGTCGCAGCGCCCGTCGATGACGAAGAGAAGCCCGTCCTTCGCAATCTCGGCGCTGACGTACACTTCCTTCCGATCCAGCTCGCCGTACTGCTTCTGGATGCGCTGATGCGCTTTCGTCCCTTCCGTCAACGAGCTGACCGCATGAAATCCCGATTCGATATCGCCGCCCCGGTACGCGTATTCCACCAGCGCCCGCACCGACAGCTCCACTTTATCCCGCATGGCATCTCCCTCAAGCCGTTTTCGAACATTTGTTCCTCCATTGTACCATAGATCGGCCATGAAAAAGCCAAAAAAGCCGCCCATTCGGACGGCCGCAGCATCATATTTCAATCACAGTAGCGCCCGGATGTAAGCCAAGCTTTCCGGCACCTGATCCTCGCTCAACCCATGCAAAATCAACGGTCCTTGAAAACGAGCCGCCGAGAGCAGCCGCAAGTAATGCCGATAATCCACCGCGCCTTGACCGGAAGCAACAAACTCCGATCCGCTATCATCCATTCGAATGTCTTTGGCATGCGCAAGCGCAATATGCTCCCCTAGCAGACCGAAGCTTTCGCTAAGAAGATCGTTCATTGACCCGCCATGCTCAGGGTTATACATATTCGCGGCATCCATCACGATCTTCACGCGCGGCGAACGAAGCTCGTCCAGCAATGCTTTGGCCCGCCTCGCATCGCATACGACATTCGCCAGCTCGGGCTCGACGCCTAACACAAGGTCGAACGCTTCGGCAATCTCTACTGCCGCCGCCATCGTATGAAGCATGTCGCTCCACGCTTCCTTGCTGCGGTTGTCCGAATGCGGCCGCCACATGTTCTCGCGATCCCGGCTGCCCGTGCACAACGTAATGACCGATGTACCGAGTTCACGGCTTGCCTGCGCGAGCACACGAAGCCGGTCAACCCCCTGCCGACGTACGTAATCATCCGGATGCGCCATATTGAAGGTGCCCGAGACGGCCGATAGCTCCACGCCCCGCTGTCTGCTTGCGAGCCCAATGCTGCGGGCCAACTCGGGTTCGAATTGCATCGGGCATGGCGGGCAAACCCGCGCAGGACATATTAAACTGCGTCTTCGAAAGGCCATGCTCGCGGATCGCATCGAACACGGCTTCGATCGAGCTGCGGCCGAACGTTTTGGCGAAAATCCCCAGCTCCATCAGACGGCCCCCGTCACATCGGCCAAATTCACTTTGCCGCCGGAATCCACGGATCTTGCGATGGCCACCATGGCCCGCATATTTTGTACGCCGTCATACAGCGATGCGCCCCTCATCGGAGCCCCGTTCAATACCGTGTCGGCAAAGCCCTCGAGCTGAAGTTTATAGAAATGCGCATCCGCTCCCAGCGGCTTGCGATAAATCCCGTCCTTGGCCGAAAAGACCTCCACCTCGCTTGCCTTGAACAGCCACGGATTGTACGTTTTTCCGATTACGCTGCCGTGCTCGCCGTAGACTTGAAAGCCCTCGTGCCAGTCCATCCTCACCGCAACGGTCAAGTCCAACTGCCCCGCCGTTCCGTTTGCGTACTCCACGGTACAGAGCCAGTTGTACGCGCCGAACCGCTGCGTATGCCAAGCATGGACGCTTTCGATTTCTCCGCCCAGAAACCGGGCCGTATCCACCAGATGACTGCCATGCGTCATCATATAATAGCGCTGCTTGTCCAGCTTCGGGTTGCCCTCGGGTTTTCTCGCCGCATCGCTGCTCACCATCACCGGCATGACGTTATCCGTCACGGTATAGCGGTATGTCGAATCGCAGTACCACGCTTTCAGCGCAAGCATCTCGCCCATTTCTTCCTGGATGAACGTCCGCGCGTAGGCGATGCCGGGATCGAACCGTTTCATGTTGCCGACCTGTACGGTCAAATTCGTACTTCGCGCAAGCGCCTCCAGCTCTACGCACTCTTCGATCGTTACGCCCAGGGGCTTCTCCACGAGCACATGTTTGCCGGCTTGAAGCGCTTTAGCCGCCATCGGCACATGAAACTGATCGGCGATGCCGATGACGACGGCCTCCACTTCCGGATCCGCGAGCATCGCGTCATAGTCCGTATACGCGCGGTTCGGTCTGTATTTGTGGTTCATGTTCTCCACCAAATCGGGAGCGACGTCGCATATCGCCTGAAGCTGGACATTCGCCGCTCTCGCGCAAGCCTCCAAATGAGCCGCCTGGGAGATAACCCCGCAGCCGAGCACGCCGACCTTCAGCTTCTTTTGCATCTGCACCTGCACCTGCATCGCATTCAACACCTCCGCTTTTCTCCAGTATATAAAAAAAACAGCCCTTAACGAACGAATTCGTTAAGGGCTGTTTTATGGTTCGTTATAAAACTACAGTTTTACAACGTTTTCTGCTTGTGGTCCACGGTTGCCTTGAACAACGTTGAACTCAACGCGTTGGCCTTCGTCAAGCGTCTTGAAGCCTTCGCCTACGATTGCGGAGAAGTGTACGAATACATCGTTGCCGCCTTCTACTTCGATGAAGCCGAAACCTTTCTCTGCGTTAAACCATTTAACTGTTCCTGTTTGCATTAGGAAAACCTCCAAAATTAAATTAACATGTACTTTTTATTCGTGTTTGCGAAATAAAAAAATCACACATTGAAAAAGGTACCATCTCGCACAAATGACAACCCTTTTCAATATGTGAATTCAGGTTCGTTCTTTTATGACTAAGATCATATTAGCATAACCCTATGCGAAAAGCAATATGGTAGCATTTGTTAGCGATGATTCCTTTTTCGGTGCGACCGGGTCGCAAAAGAGCAAGCGGGGAATGCTTGCCCTCTGATATTATGACCCGCCATTGCCGCTTCCATACATCCTTTACAACAAAAAAATCTAAGATCCGACATAGCGGTCGTAAAGCGATTGCGCGCGGGCCAAATCCTCCGTTCCCTGCACGAGCACGCGCCCGTCGGCGAACAGCACAAGCCGCTCTCCTTCCGGCAGCGCCGCCTTGAGCAAATACGGATTGCGCTGCACGTCGCAGGATGGCGCCAGCTTCGCGGCCAGACGCTCCAAGTCGAGCGGCAGCTTCCCGCTGATCTGCACCGTTTCCCTGCCGCAGAGCGTGACGGCCGCGCCGCCTGCCTCCGCGTTCAGCGACGGATACTGTCGCAAGCCGCAGGTCGGGCAGTCCGGTCGCGGCGGCGGCAGCTTCAAATCCATGCTCTGGTGCTGCCAAATTTCCAGCGAGAGCAGCCCGGTCCGCTGCGCGCCCTCCGCGCCGACGATAAACTTCAGCGCTTCCACCGCCTGCAGCGACGCGATAATGTCGACGATCGGCGAAATGACGCCTACCGTATCGCAGGTGTCGCCACCGCTGTCGCCCGCGCCAAGAAGGCAGCGCAAGCAGGACGTCTTGCCCGGAAGGAACACCGCCGTCATCCCGTGCGAGCTGACCGCTCCGCCGTAAATGAAGGGAATGCCCCGCTTGAAACAGACGTCGTTCAGCAGCAGCCGCGTCTGGAAATTGTCCGTACCGTCCAGCACGAGATCGGCTCCGTCCACAAGTTCCTCCGCGTTCTCTGCCGTCACATGCGAAATGATCCCCTCTACGAATACATCGCCGTTAATGAGACCGAGCCGCCGCTGGGCGGCGACGACCTTGGGTCTCGCCTGGCGGGCATCGTCCTCGTCGTACAGCATCTGACGTTGCAAATTGCTCCGCTCCACATAGTCGCGGTCGATGATCCGCAGCGTGCCTACGCCGGCTCTGGCCATATGGTTCGCGATGACGGTGCCGAGCGCGCCCATGCCGACGATGACGACCGTAGCCGCCTCGATTTTCTGCTGGCCGCTCCGGCCGATCGGCGGGAACAGCATTTGTCTGGAGTACCGCTCCCTCTGGCGCTCCGAACGCTCCCCGCTATCGCCGGGATCGCTGGAATCGCCGGGATCACCGCCTCGCTCCGATACGACGCCGTCCGATCTGCTTCCGTCCTCCTCCACGAGCCCGTCGAAGCAATCTACTTCGGCGGAAGACCGATCCGCTTGACCCCGCCGTGACGCAAATGATTCTTCTTCCCTATCCACGAGCAATCGCGCTCCTCTCATGCAAGTCGAGCCGCCCTCACGACCGAGGGCGGCTCTAATGAAGTTCGTTTACCCGCCGGAGACCGCCTGCAGCACGCGCAGCTTGTCCCCTTCGGCGAGCGGAATATCCAGCTTCTCCAGCCAAGCGATATTGTCTTCGTTATAGTAAAGCAGCACATGCTTCCGCACGTCGCCCTGCTCCGTATATAGATGCACCTTCAGCAGCGGGTACTCCTCCACAAGCCGCTCCAGCGCCTCCCGAAGCGTCTCCGCCTCCAGCTCGAATTTCGTCCTGCCCTTCGTGCTGTCGCTGAGCAGAAGCGGCACGGATACTTGAATACGCACGGACATTACTCCTCTATGATCCAAGGTTTCACCGTCAATATGCGTGAGAATTGCCCCGGCAGCCTATCCCATGTGACGCCGCGGTCCAGCGAATAGTAGACTTCGCCGGACGTCGTGCCGAAATACAGGCCGTACGGATCGAGCGAATCGACGGTCATCGCGTCGCGAAGCACGCTGACATGGCGCTCCTCGTCCGGCATGACGTCGCCGATCGGCTCCCACCGGCTCTCGCCCGGCCGCATGCTGTACACCAGCATTTTGCCGCCTTTCATCGAACGCTGCTCGCTGCTCTCCAGCGGCACGAGGAACAGATCGCCCGTCGGCGACACGCTGATCGGGAAGCCGAATGGCGCGTCGTCCCCTTTCAGCGTCAAGCCTTCTTCGATCGGGAACCAGCTGTCCCCGCCGTCCGACGATTTAAACACGCCGCCATGCTCCTGCATGTAGAGGGTGTTCGAGTCATTCGGGTCGATGACCATCTTATGAATGCAATAGCCGACTTCATCCTCCGGCTGCCCGGTCGGCACGCGCGAAAGACCTCGATTGCAAGCCTTCCACGTTTCGCCGCCGTCCTCGCTCCGGAAGACGCCGACCGCCGACATGGCGACCCACATCCGCTGCTTGTTGCCCGGGTCGATGATGATCGTGTGCAGGCACATGCCGCCTGCGCCAGGAAACCAGTTCGGCCGCGTCGGATGCGACGTCAGCCCTTTCAGCTCCCGCCAGTTCTCGCCGCGGTCATAGCTGACGAACAGGCCGGCTTCCTCGGCCCCGGCATATAACGTGTCCGGCTCCGATGCCGGGCCGGGCACGAGCTGCCAGATCCGGTTCAAGGCGAATCCGCTCTCCGGGGAATACGACGGGCCGTTCTCGATCTGTCTCCAGCTTTCCCCCATGTCGTCCGATACGCGAATGGACGCGCCGTACGCGGCATGCGAGGTGCCGGCATAAATCAGGTTTCCGTTCCGGCTGTCGCCCAGCACGCTGTACGCTTCCCAGCCCGGCAGGAACGGACCGCTAAGCTTCCATTCCTTCCGTTCCTCGTTCGAGGTATATTGAAATACCCCTTTATTCGTTCCGATCAACAAGACAACCCGTTTTCCCATTGCAGCGAATTCCTCCTTGGCTATGGTGGTGGCTGAGTCTTCCTCCACCTATTCGCTTAACTGGTAACGAATTCCTGCTTGTACGCGAACGAATGCTCGCATTTATTTTATGCCGAGCGCCTGCAAATCCTGTTCGATGCGCTGCTTCAAAGCCTTCTTCGCCGACTCCTCGAGGAAGGCGGCATTCGCGCCGTTTCGGATGATGGCCGCCAGCTCCGCGTCCGTGAAATCGAACTTCTCCGACACGATGCGGTACTCCCGCGTAATATCGGTGCCCGACACGCTCGGATTGTCGGTATTGAGCGTAATGATCAGCCCTTGGTCGAAGTAGTCGCGGATCGGATAAACATCCCAGTCCGCTACCGCCTTCGTCTGGATGTTGCTGACCGGGCACATTTCCAGCGGGATGCGCCGCTCGGCCATCATCTGCAGAATCGCCGGATTCTCGCGCAGCCTTACGCCATGCCCGATCCGGGAAGCGCCGAGATTCTTCACGGCTTCGTACACGTTCTCCGCGCCGGCCGCTTCGCCGGCATGGATCGTGACGGGCAGCGCCCGCTTGTGGGCCAGCGCGAACACGTCGCGGAACAGCTCCGGCGGGAAGGACGCCTCGTCGCCCGCCAAATCGACGGCGGCCAGCCCGCGGCCCTCGAACTTCGCGGCAGCCTCGATCACTTCGAGGTTGCTCTCGCGGTTATGGTTGCGCATGCAGATCGCAATGGCGCGCGCCACAATGTCATGATCTTTTTCCGCGCGCTTGAGGCCTTCAATGACATGATGAATCGCTTCTTCAGGGTGAAGCCCGTTCCTTGTGTGCAGCTGCGGAGCAAAACGCACTTCGATGTAACGGCAGTTATGAGCCGCCGCCTGCGCCAATGTCTCGTAGGCTACGCGCTCAAGCGCCGCGCCCGATTGCAGGAAGCGCGTCGTAAAATCGAATTTGCTTAGATATTCAACCAAGCTGCGGCACTCGTCATCGACCTGCATATAGGGGATCAGCCCTGCCGCATCGCTTGCCGGCAATTCAATGCCTTCGGCCGCCGCAATGTCGAGAACCGTTTCCGGCCGCAGGCTCCCGTCCAAATGAACGTGCAAATCCACCTTCGGTAACAGATGCCATTTGTTCATATTCCTTTTCTTCCTTTCGCTATATTATTGAATGCTTCACGCATAACTGGATCTGAATGCAAGGTTTAACTTATATTAGCAATTGTTAAGGTTTTGATAAAAGACAGCATATTATACCGAACATTGGAGGAATTTGTCGATTGCTGCCGAAATAGTTGTATCAGACAATGGATATGATTTCCGCCCGCAAAGGAGTTGTGCAGCATAGACAGCTTGAACGACGACACCGCATTTAAGTACACGACTCCCCGAAAAACCTGGTTCATCCTGCTTCTGATTACGCTCGTGCTGGGCAGCTGCTTCTGGTGGATTACCAGCGCCTACAGCCGATGGCTGCATAAAGAGGTTTATCATGACGCCGCCGTGGAGCTCTCCTCCAACGCCTCTTCGCTAACGCTCGCGCTTGAGCGAAGGCTCCTGCTCTCGGACGGCTTGAAAGCATTTGTCGATACGTCGCTGATGAACAAAGGCTCGCTGGATCGGCAGCATTTTGACAGCTTTGCCGAGAGCTTTATCGGCGCCCAGCAGGGCATTCGCAATTTATCGGTCTATCCCGGCGGCGTCGCGCAATACGTGTACCCGCTTCAAGGCAATCAGAGCGTAATCGGCATCGACCTGTTCCGGCATACGGACCCCGATATTCGCGCTAACGCGATCCGAACGAAGGCGATGTACACGAAGACGATCTTCGGTCCCTTCGAGCTGACGCAAGGCGGACTCGGCATGCTGTCGAGGCAGTCCGTCTTCGTGGACGGACGGTTCTGGGGCTTTGTCTCCATCGTACTGGATGTGCCGCCGCTTCTGGAAGAGGCCGGCCTCGCCAATATCAACAAAGGCATCGATTTAGCCGTGAAAGCGAACGGCAGCGTTATTTTCGGGGATTCGCATCTCTTTAATCGTACCCCGCTTCTCGATAACGTGTTTCTCGTCGAAGGCAGCTGGGAGGTCGCCGCGCTGCCGAGCAAGGCCAAGCTCGACGCGATCGATACGAAGGTGCAGATCATTCAGCTGATCTGTCTCCTGGCGCTCATTCTGCTCGTCTACCTTATCTATATTCAGATGACGCAAAAACATAAGCTGCAGGTGATGGTATCCGAGCGGACCAACAACCTGACGATTGCCAATCAGCAGCTGGAGGCGACGTACGAGGAGCTGATCGCCACCGAGGATGAGCTGCGGACGCAGTACCGCTTGCTGGAGGGCACCGAGCAGACGCTGCGCCAGCTGGCCTACCGCGATACGGTGACAGGGCTCAACAACCGGGTTTTCTTCCAGGAACGGCTGGAAGAGACGATCATGTCCGCCCGCAGCAAAAACCGCCGCTTCGCCCTGCTCTTCATCGATCTGGACCAGTTCAAGCTCATCAACGATACGCTCGGCCATTCCTACGGCGATCACCTGCTGAAGGAAGTCGGCCAGCGGCTGTCGATGCTGCTCACGAACGGCGAATCGTTCTCGCGGATCGGCGGCGACGAATTTACGATCATTATCCCGTACGTGAAGGATATCGCGCACGTGCAGCATATGGCCCAGCAGGTCGTGAACCTGTTCCAGCAGCCGTTTATTTTGCAGCAGATGGAGTATTACGTGACGGCCAGCATCGGCGTGACGATCTTCCCGGATCACAGCGTCGAAGCCGATCAGCTGATGAAGTTCGCGGATGCGGCCATGTACCGCGCGAAAGATGAAGGCAAGAACAACTACCGCTTCTACGACGATACGCTAAATGTCGATGCGGAAGATAAAATTTATATCAAGAACAGCTTAAGGCGCGCCCTCGAAAACAACGAATTCGAAATCTATTACCAGCCGCAGCTGGAGATTAAGAGCCAGGCGATTATCGGGATGGAGGCGCTTATCCGCTGGAATCATCCGAAGCGCGGGCCCATCCCGCCGTCCGTCTTTATTCCGATCGCGGAGGAATGCGGCCTGATCGAGCCGATCGGAGAGTGGGTGCTGCGGACCGTCTGCAGGCAGAGCAAGGCGTGGCAGGACGCCGGCGCCGACCCGATCCGGGTCGCGGTCAATTTGTCCGCCCGCCAATTCAATCAGCGGGGCAGGCTGACGGAGCTGATCAAGTCGATTCTGGCCGAGACGGGACTCGATCCCGCGTACTTGGAGCTGGAGATTACCGAGAACCTTGCCATGCAGGACGAGAACGCGGAAATGCTTCAGGAGCTGCGCAATCTCCAGATCACGATCTCGATCGACGACTTCGGCACCCATTACTCGTCGCTGAGCTACTTGAAGCGGCTGCCGGTCGACAAAATCAAGATCGACCGGTCCTTCGTCAACGGCATATCGAAGGAGCCAAAGGACGAAGCGATTATTCTGGCCATGCTGCTAATGGCCAGCCATTTAGGACTCACCATCATCGCAGAGGGCGTTGAGACAGTGGATCAGCTTGCTTTCCTGAAGAATAACCGCTGCGACGACATTCAAGGCTTCCTGTACTACCCGCCGCAGCAGGCGGATTCCGTACCGCATATCTTAAACAGCCATTCGCCGGCGCTTATGCTGGCAGCAGAAAAGGGCTGACCCCGCGTAAAGGCGGGTGGAGCTGCCAAGCCAAGCAGGCACTTCCATCCGCCCCATCGAGGGGTCAGCCCTTTCTTGATGCTAGAGCACGAGCGCCGGCGATGCCGCTGCTGCCAGCTCTACCCTATTGCGTCCCAGGTGCTTGGCGCGGTACAGCGCCTCGTCCGCTACCCGGAACAGCCCCGCGGCATCCTGCGCCGTATCCGGGAACCGCGCGACGCCCATCGACAGCGTAACCGGCCGGCCGATCGGACTGTCCGTCTTCTCCATGCCGGCGCGCAGCTTCTGCGCCTGCGCCATGGCCGCATCGAGCTCCGTCTCCGGCAGCAGCACGACGAATTCCTCGCCGCCGAACCGGCAGCAAATTTGATCCTCATTGAATTGCGACTTCATCGCGGACGCCAGAAAGCGCAGCACGTCGTCGCCCCGTTCATGGCCGAACGTATCGTTTACTTGCTTAAAGCGGTCGAGGTCCAGCACCAGAATGACGAAGGGCAGCTCCTGCGCGATCCACGTATTGATGTACAGATCCATCGTTCGCCGATTGAATAGTCCGGTCAGCGGATCGGTCTGCGCCTCCAGCGACAGGTGGTCAAACCGCCGGCGGATATGGTTGACGGCCAGGACGAAAGCCCGGTGCATCGCGTTCGCCTCGCTGTTCCACGAATGGATGCGCGGCACCTCCTCGCGCGCCATCTTCGAGCTTTGCAGCACGACGGCGAATTGGGCGAGCTTAGCCAGCGGCTCCGACATTTTGCCGATCAGCCAATAGATGACGAGCAGAAGCAGCAGCAGGATCGGCACCATATAGAGGGCGACCCGGAGAATCGGGCGCTTCGACGCCTCCAGCACGACGGCCGTCGGCGTTTGGGAAACGACGCCCCAGCCGGTTTCCTTCATATACGTGTAGCTGGCCAGCATATCGACGCCGCGCGAATTCAAGATGCGCTTCGAGCCGCTGTGACCGGACAGCATGTCCGCGAAGATCGGATTCGCGAAGCTGTGGTCCCCGATCCGGGACTTGTCCGGGTGATAGATAATCGTGCCCGAGGCGCTGACGACGTACGCGTACGTGCCGTTGCCCGAAGCGGTCGCATCGCCGAGAATCGTGTTCAGCAGATTCGGCTCATGCAAACGGATCGTCCCGCC
It includes:
- a CDS encoding MoaD/ThiS family protein; its protein translation is MRIQVSVPLLLSDSTKGRTKFELEAETLREALERLVEEYPLLKVHLYTEQGDVRKHVLLYYNEDNIAWLEKLDIPLAEGDKLRVLQAVSGG
- a CDS encoding Gfo/Idh/MocA family protein → MLNAMQVQVQMQKKLKVGVLGCGVISQAAHLEACARAANVQLQAICDVAPDLVENMNHKYRPNRAYTDYDAMLADPEVEAVVIGIADQFHVPMAAKALQAGKHVLVEKPLGVTIEECVELEALARSTNLTVQVGNMKRFDPGIAYARTFIQEEMGEMLALKAWYCDSTYRYTVTDNVMPVMVSSDAARKPEGNPKLDKQRYYMMTHGSHLVDTARFLGGEIESVHAWHTQRFGAYNWLCTVEYANGTAGQLDLTVAVRMDWHEGFQVYGEHGSVIGKTYNPWLFKASEVEVFSAKDGIYRKPLGADAHFYKLQLEGFADTVLNGAPMRGASLYDGVQNMRAMVAIARSVDSGGKVNLADVTGAV
- a CDS encoding sensor domain-containing diguanylate cyclase, translated to MLRAKGFSIRTMVSALIVLSVLITLSISLLISYHNEKNSLITMSFQLNQMYTTKIGDTVNELFAGMKKNLQVNAESIATAGIDRPDLNERVMLIQRANPMYKTVLVVDKAGKVVSISPDAKPPLLGKTIASEGSKQALKERRPLISEPYISAAGALVIMVSHPLWDEDGQYLGYIGGTIRLHEPNLLNTILGDATASGNGTYAYVVSASGTIIYHPDKSRIGDHSFANPIFADMLSGHSGSKRILNSRGVDMLASYTYMKETGWGVVSQTPTAVVLEASKRPILRVALYMVPILLLLLLVIYWLIGKMSEPLAKLAQFAVVLQSSKMAREEVPRIHSWNSEANAMHRAFVLAVNHIRRRFDHLSLEAQTDPLTGLFNRRTMDLYINTWIAQELPFVILVLDLDRFKQVNDTFGHERGDDVLRFLASAMKSQFNEDQICCRFGGEEFVVLLPETELDAAMAQAQKLRAGMEKTDSPIGRPVTLSMGVARFPDTAQDAAGLFRVADEALYRAKHLGRNRVELAAAASPALVL
- a CDS encoding WD40/YVTN/BNR-like repeat-containing protein; translated protein: MGKRVVLLIGTNKGVFQYTSNEERKEWKLSGPFLPGWEAYSVLGDSRNGNLIYAGTSHAAYGASIRVSDDMGESWRQIENGPSYSPESGFALNRIWQLVPGPASEPDTLYAGAEEAGLFVSYDRGENWRELKGLTSHPTRPNWFPGAGGMCLHTIIIDPGNKQRMWVAMSAVGVFRSEDGGETWKACNRGLSRVPTGQPEDEVGYCIHKMVIDPNDSNTLYMQEHGGVFKSSDGGDSWFPIEEGLTLKGDDAPFGFPISVSPTGDLFLVPLESSEQRSMKGGKMLVYSMRPGESRWEPIGDVMPDEERHVSVLRDAMTVDSLDPYGLYFGTTSGEVYYSLDRGVTWDRLPGQFSRILTVKPWIIEE
- a CDS encoding cold-shock protein, whose product is MQTGTVKWFNAEKGFGFIEVEGGNDVFVHFSAIVGEGFKTLDEGQRVEFNVVQGNRGPQAENVVKL
- a CDS encoding ThiF family adenylyltransferase, with product MLFPPIGRSGQQKIEAATVVIVGMGALGTVIANHMARAGVGTLRIIDRDYVERSNLQRQMLYDEDDARQARPKVVAAQRRLGLINGDVFVEGIISHVTAENAEELVDGADLVLDGTDNFQTRLLLNDVCFKRGIPFIYGGAVSSHGMTAVFLPGKTSCLRCLLGAGDSGGDTCDTVGVISPIVDIIASLQAVEALKFIVGAEGAQRTGLLSLEIWQHQSMDLKLPPPRPDCPTCGLRQYPSLNAEAGGAAVTLCGRETVQISGKLPLDLERLAAKLAPSCDVQRNPYLLKAALPEGERLVLFADGRVLVQGTEDLARAQSLYDRYVGS
- the add gene encoding adenosine deaminase, with the translated sequence MNKWHLLPKVDLHVHLDGSLRPETVLDIAAAEGIELPASDAAGLIPYMQVDDECRSLVEYLSKFDFTTRFLQSGAALERVAYETLAQAAAHNCRYIEVRFAPQLHTRNGLHPEEAIHHVIEGLKRAEKDHDIVARAIAICMRNHNRESNLEVIEAAAKFEGRGLAAVDLAGDEASFPPELFRDVFALAHKRALPVTIHAGEAAGAENVYEAVKNLGASRIGHGVRLRENPAILQMMAERRIPLEMCPVSNIQTKAVADWDVYPIRDYFDQGLIITLNTDNPSVSGTDITREYRIVSEKFDFTDAELAAIIRNGANAAFLEESAKKALKQRIEQDLQALGIK
- a CDS encoding bifunctional diguanylate cyclase/phosphodiesterase, which produces MNDDTAFKYTTPRKTWFILLLITLVLGSCFWWITSAYSRWLHKEVYHDAAVELSSNASSLTLALERRLLLSDGLKAFVDTSLMNKGSLDRQHFDSFAESFIGAQQGIRNLSVYPGGVAQYVYPLQGNQSVIGIDLFRHTDPDIRANAIRTKAMYTKTIFGPFELTQGGLGMLSRQSVFVDGRFWGFVSIVLDVPPLLEEAGLANINKGIDLAVKANGSVIFGDSHLFNRTPLLDNVFLVEGSWEVAALPSKAKLDAIDTKVQIIQLICLLALILLVYLIYIQMTQKHKLQVMVSERTNNLTIANQQLEATYEELIATEDELRTQYRLLEGTEQTLRQLAYRDTVTGLNNRVFFQERLEETIMSARSKNRRFALLFIDLDQFKLINDTLGHSYGDHLLKEVGQRLSMLLTNGESFSRIGGDEFTIIIPYVKDIAHVQHMAQQVVNLFQQPFILQQMEYYVTASIGVTIFPDHSVEADQLMKFADAAMYRAKDEGKNNYRFYDDTLNVDAEDKIYIKNSLRRALENNEFEIYYQPQLEIKSQAIIGMEALIRWNHPKRGPIPPSVFIPIAEECGLIEPIGEWVLRTVCRQSKAWQDAGADPIRVAVNLSARQFNQRGRLTELIKSILAETGLDPAYLELEITENLAMQDENAEMLQELRNLQITISIDDFGTHYSSLSYLKRLPVDKIKIDRSFVNGISKEPKDEAIILAMLLMASHLGLTIIAEGVETVDQLAFLKNNRCDDIQGFLYYPPQQADSVPHILNSHSPALMLAAEKG
- a CDS encoding sugar phosphate isomerase/epimerase family protein, encoding MELSAVSGTFNMAHPDDYVRRQGVDRLRVLAQASRELGTSVITLCTGSRDRENMWRPHSDNRSKEAWSDMLHTMAAAVEIAEAFDLVLGVEPELANVVCDARRAKALLDELRSPRVKIVMDAANMYNPEHGGSMNDLLSESFGLLGEHIALAHAKDIRMDDSGSEFVASGQGAVDYRHYLRLLSAARFQGPLILHGLSEDQVPESLAYIRALL